A window of the Pseudoalteromonas sp. A25 genome harbors these coding sequences:
- a CDS encoding LysM peptidoglycan-binding domain-containing protein, whose protein sequence is MHFSRPLFLLLIITLTGCASVSKQEPQSNTTRQPAPVVVKQQEKTPTVEPAHTRISSIEPHQHDDVWQRIRHQLAFAPSDHQTVQDRVDWYMSHPNYMDVISERAAPFLHYVVEQVERRNLPIELALMPLIESDFDTSAYSHKHASGLWQLTPLIAKHYGVKITPWYDGRQDIVDATNAALDFLSYLHQRFEGNWYHAIAAYNTGEGRVALAIKKNKQRGKSSDFFALSLPKQTRHYVPKLLAAAQLLREQKMTFPKIANHKVIAVTPLKQGIILNTDKQWQALQPLNPGYTRFPALLDGPQHIVLPANQVTQWQTYLANQPAMPSAQWQQYTIQRGDSLSVIAKRHALSVAQLKTFNQLKSNKIRAGETLLLPILADQQLDYTVRAGDSLWRIAKHFQVTINEIKKWNALSKDILRVGDTLTLFLSDS, encoded by the coding sequence ATGCATTTTTCTCGACCCCTTTTTTTACTGCTTATCATTACCTTAACCGGCTGTGCCAGTGTCTCTAAACAAGAGCCTCAGTCCAATACAACAAGGCAACCAGCCCCAGTCGTTGTTAAGCAGCAAGAAAAGACGCCGACAGTTGAACCTGCCCATACGCGCATATCATCAATAGAACCTCATCAACATGATGACGTTTGGCAACGCATACGCCATCAATTAGCCTTTGCACCAAGTGATCATCAAACGGTGCAAGACCGTGTTGATTGGTATATGTCTCACCCAAACTATATGGACGTCATAAGCGAGCGTGCCGCACCGTTTTTACATTATGTTGTAGAACAGGTAGAGCGTCGAAACTTACCAATAGAACTTGCGCTTATGCCGTTGATAGAGAGCGATTTTGATACCTCAGCCTACTCTCATAAGCACGCTTCAGGTCTTTGGCAACTCACTCCCTTAATCGCGAAACATTATGGTGTAAAAATTACCCCTTGGTATGATGGTCGCCAAGATATTGTGGACGCAACAAACGCCGCGCTCGATTTTTTGAGCTACCTTCACCAGCGATTTGAGGGTAACTGGTATCATGCTATTGCGGCTTACAACACCGGTGAAGGCCGAGTGGCGTTAGCCATCAAAAAAAATAAACAGCGAGGTAAATCAAGCGATTTCTTTGCGTTGTCTTTACCTAAACAAACCCGTCACTATGTGCCCAAATTGCTTGCGGCCGCGCAACTTTTACGCGAGCAAAAAATGACTTTTCCAAAAATAGCCAATCACAAAGTGATCGCTGTTACCCCATTAAAACAAGGTATTATTTTAAATACCGATAAACAATGGCAGGCACTGCAACCTCTAAACCCTGGCTATACACGGTTTCCAGCGCTATTAGATGGACCACAGCATATCGTGCTACCAGCCAATCAAGTAACACAATGGCAAACTTACTTGGCCAATCAGCCTGCTATGCCAAGCGCGCAGTGGCAACAATACACCATTCAACGTGGCGATAGTTTAAGCGTGATAGCCAAACGACACGCCTTGAGTGTTGCGCAATTAAAAACCTTCAATCAGTTGAAAAGCAATAAGATACGAGCAGGAGAGACATTATTGCTGCCCATTCTAGCCGACCAACAATTAGATTACACCGTGCGCGCAGGAGATAGCTTATGGCGTATAGCAAAACACTTTCAAGTGACCATCAATGAGATTAAAAAGTGGAACGCACTCTCAAAAGATATCTTACGCGTAGGTGATACATTAACTTTGTTTTTATCTGATAGTTAA
- a CDS encoding TonB-dependent receptor translates to MPTVNSIQIINITAGVLLSCSALAISAPTDEQHQAQRFDANHFSQFNAQHALDIVTLTPGFVLHEGDAQRGLANTSGNVLINGIPAQSKTQSLRDLLEKISIDQIEFIDFYPSNHPFSSVSHHTQAINIKVNHVATAVDIQTSYAVRDNKRSLAELSTQIHLPWQDWQHQLSLKAHNSRYESDYLAKEFNQQSVLQGLQAENFIEQLQEVKLSTLSTLGNDQGSLQVTSQFWSERWQTDFVHTHFVPNDSTPYARNYTVEWLDMDEYQLGADWQTTLFDTFELQLTGLTTDNKQAKTIAELNVQTAPFLQSKHHKEYAAQLSIQATSWHLEPQWGIEFSYNQLRAQTQSATQFISNQVSETRYQPFAAINWKITDAWQLYSKLNVEFAALNTNAQHAKKLTERHIKPLLRLTYESPKWQVNWQFKQHVEQLDFGLFVVSQDISFDRVQLGNNNIKPSRYSELSMQLNYAPNEHITINNTVFTQWQRDIHESMQLTETDEGIANAGRARLNGINAVIDIKTDFLLLNSTVTFDYQYRHAQFDDPLGGVRAINALTPHALSAEFRHNYDTLSWGIEYIAKQRETEYFVTEKSVVREGPSTSLFIEMPIADKTQLRLAANAIEKEKTRYWQQFYQPTRAGRLDGYQVINESVEPELRLTLRSQL, encoded by the coding sequence ATGCCTACAGTGAACTCAATTCAAATAATCAACATAACAGCGGGTGTCTTATTGAGCTGCTCGGCACTTGCCATAAGCGCGCCTACTGATGAACAACATCAAGCTCAGCGTTTTGACGCTAACCACTTTTCTCAATTCAATGCCCAACATGCTCTGGATATAGTGACGTTGACACCCGGCTTTGTGTTGCATGAGGGAGATGCACAACGAGGACTGGCAAATACCTCAGGAAACGTATTAATTAATGGCATACCGGCCCAAAGCAAAACTCAATCACTGCGTGATCTACTAGAGAAGATCAGCATCGACCAAATAGAATTTATCGACTTTTATCCTTCAAATCACCCTTTTTCAAGTGTTTCTCATCACACCCAAGCTATTAATATTAAAGTAAATCATGTCGCGACTGCCGTTGATATACAAACCAGCTATGCGGTGCGAGATAACAAACGTTCTTTGGCTGAATTAAGCACACAAATACACTTGCCTTGGCAGGACTGGCAACATCAACTCAGCCTTAAGGCACACAACAGCCGCTATGAGTCTGACTACTTGGCCAAAGAATTTAATCAACAATCAGTGTTACAGGGCCTTCAAGCAGAAAATTTTATTGAGCAACTTCAAGAGGTTAAGCTAAGTACTCTGTCAACGCTCGGTAACGATCAGGGCAGTTTGCAAGTAACCAGTCAGTTTTGGTCCGAGCGCTGGCAAACTGATTTTGTACATACCCATTTTGTCCCTAACGACTCCACGCCATACGCGCGCAATTATACCGTTGAATGGCTAGATATGGATGAGTATCAACTGGGCGCTGATTGGCAAACCACGTTGTTTGACACTTTCGAGCTGCAACTTACGGGGCTAACTACGGATAATAAACAAGCAAAAACTATTGCTGAGTTAAACGTACAAACAGCGCCATTTTTGCAAAGTAAACACCACAAAGAATACGCTGCACAGTTGTCTATACAAGCTACAAGTTGGCACTTAGAGCCGCAGTGGGGTATTGAGTTTAGTTACAACCAATTGCGAGCACAGACACAGTCCGCCACTCAGTTTATATCCAACCAAGTCTCTGAAACGCGCTATCAACCCTTTGCGGCTATAAACTGGAAGATCACTGATGCTTGGCAGCTTTATAGTAAGCTCAATGTTGAGTTTGCCGCGCTGAACACCAATGCGCAGCACGCAAAAAAACTGACGGAGCGCCATATTAAACCCCTGCTAAGGCTCACTTATGAGTCGCCGAAGTGGCAGGTTAACTGGCAGTTCAAGCAGCACGTAGAACAACTAGATTTTGGCTTATTTGTGGTTAGTCAAGATATCAGCTTTGACCGAGTTCAGCTGGGTAATAATAATATAAAACCGAGCCGTTATAGCGAGTTATCCATGCAGCTAAATTACGCACCAAACGAACATATCACCATTAACAACACAGTGTTTACGCAGTGGCAACGCGATATCCACGAATCAATGCAATTAACCGAAACTGATGAAGGTATTGCCAATGCTGGTCGAGCACGCCTTAATGGCATCAATGCTGTTATTGATATCAAGACTGATTTCTTGTTACTAAACAGTACTGTGACTTTTGATTATCAATATCGCCATGCACAATTTGATGACCCATTAGGCGGTGTACGCGCTATCAATGCACTTACTCCGCACGCACTCAGTGCCGAGTTCAGGCATAACTATGACACGCTATCTTGGGGCATTGAATACATCGCCAAACAGCGAGAGACTGAATACTTTGTCACTGAAAAGTCTGTGGTTCGAGAGGGCCCTAGCACCTCATTGTTTATCGAAATGCCAATCGCAGACAAAACCCAGCTACGACTTGCAGCTAATGCAATTGAAAAAGAAAAAACGCGGTATTGGCAACAATTTTACCAACCAACTCGCGCAGGTAGATTGGATGGCTATCAAGTCATCAACGAATCCGTAGAGCCAGAGCTGCGTTTAACCCTACGCAGTCAACTTTAA